One genomic window of Tenacibaculum tangerinum includes the following:
- a CDS encoding DUF59 domain-containing protein encodes MTEDKLEELGDKIVRVLKTIFDPEIPVDIYELGLIYDVFISEENDAKILMTLTSPNCPVAETLPVEVEEKVKTLKEINNCEVEITFDPTWTQDMMSEEAKLELGML; translated from the coding sequence ATGACTGAAGATAAATTAGAAGAATTAGGAGATAAAATCGTTCGCGTTTTAAAAACAATTTTCGACCCAGAAATACCTGTTGATATTTACGAGCTAGGGTTGATTTACGACGTATTTATTTCAGAAGAAAACGACGCTAAAATATTAATGACCTTGACTTCTCCTAATTGTCCTGTAGCAGAAACCTTGCCTGTTGAAGTTGAAGAAAAGGTAAAAACCTTGAAAGAAATTAACAATTGTGAGGTTGAAATTACTTTCGACCCCACTTGGACACAAGATATGATGAGTGAAGAAGCTAAATTAGAATTGGGAATGTTGTAG
- a CDS encoding DUF3078 domain-containing protein encodes MKRLFSILLLLCSFTISSQKPQKERVYKTTLTNAPLDKNFTTPVFRGVVSAEILIKKNPPKKWTVIGKYTFLFNQSTFSNWSAGGNNTVAGNMTLDYDFNYKKKRWNWDNKIISAYGLSYVDEQGIRKTEDRFEFNSLLGLKTSKLWFFSFFSNFKTQYSRGYDYKKEPKLAVSDFFSPAYWSFGPGMLWKRNDNARINIAPATARYTFVSDEFSGKYGVAEGKNSIFALGFNLSAYFKSEIMEDVTMESIVAIYSDYFNKPQNIDIDYQLNFFVRINKNLSTNLSLHTIIDDDASSKIQFKEVFGLGLNYIFHKT; translated from the coding sequence ATGAAAAGGCTATTTTCAATCCTGCTCTTACTTTGTTCTTTTACGATATCTTCTCAAAAACCTCAAAAGGAAAGAGTATATAAAACGACCTTAACCAATGCCCCCTTAGATAAAAATTTTACGACTCCCGTATTCAGAGGTGTGGTATCTGCCGAAATTTTGATTAAAAAGAATCCTCCAAAAAAATGGACGGTTATTGGTAAATACACCTTTCTTTTTAATCAGTCAACATTTTCTAATTGGTCTGCCGGTGGAAACAACACCGTTGCAGGCAACATGACACTCGATTATGATTTTAACTACAAAAAGAAGAGATGGAACTGGGATAACAAAATTATTTCTGCCTATGGCTTGAGTTATGTTGACGAGCAAGGGATACGAAAAACAGAAGACCGTTTTGAATTTAACTCTTTATTGGGGTTAAAAACATCTAAACTGTGGTTTTTTTCCTTTTTTAGCAACTTTAAAACACAGTATTCAAGAGGATATGACTACAAAAAAGAGCCCAAATTGGCAGTCTCTGATTTCTTTTCTCCTGCCTATTGGAGTTTCGGACCAGGGATGCTATGGAAACGAAATGATAATGCCAGAATAAATATAGCTCCTGCCACCGCTCGTTACACTTTTGTTTCTGATGAGTTTTCAGGAAAATATGGGGTAGCAGAAGGTAAGAACTCCATCTTTGCTTTAGGTTTTAATCTCTCTGCTTATTTTAAAAGCGAAATAATGGAAGATGTAACCATGGAAAGTATTGTAGCGATATACTCTGATTACTTTAACAAACCACAAAATATTGATATTGATTATCAGCTAAACTTCTTTGTTAGAATCAATAAAAACTTATCTACCAACCTTAGTTTGCATACTATTATTGACGATGATGCTTCAAGTAAAATTCAGTTTAAAGAAGTGTTTGGTTTGGGCTTAAATTATATTTTTCATAAAACGTGA
- a CDS encoding CNNM domain-containing protein has protein sequence MTLLIVYAALSIFFSFLCSILEAVLLSVTPTFINVKKKEEKAYANDLETLKKDVDKPLIAILTVNTIAHTVGAILVGAQAKKIFNDEGNGVFIVSAVMTILILVASEIIPKTIGATYWRSLAAFTTKALNVLIFICKYTGIIWVLQLFTKLFGKGAHGESVLSREDFSAMTDIAEQEGVFQESEGTVIRNMLNFKEVQAKHIMTPRTVLTTADENQSIESFFNENRPLRFSRIPVYSENPDNITGYVLKDQLLLSLVDNKGNEPLKTIKRDIIIANRELSIPNLFEKLIEQREHLALVVDEYGAVSGLVTQEDVIETLLGYEIMDESDNVANLQSLARKSWEQRAKRLGIINDSETETTE, from the coding sequence ATGACATTATTAATTGTTTACGCCGCCTTATCTATCTTTTTTTCTTTTTTATGCTCTATTCTAGAAGCTGTTTTGTTAAGTGTTACGCCTACTTTTATAAATGTAAAAAAGAAAGAAGAGAAAGCTTATGCTAACGATCTTGAAACCTTAAAAAAAGATGTAGACAAACCTTTAATTGCAATTTTAACTGTAAATACTATTGCACATACGGTTGGTGCCATCTTGGTTGGTGCGCAAGCAAAAAAAATATTTAATGATGAAGGAAATGGTGTTTTTATCGTTTCTGCTGTCATGACAATTTTGATTTTAGTTGCTTCTGAAATCATCCCTAAAACCATTGGAGCTACCTATTGGAGATCTCTAGCAGCTTTTACCACCAAAGCTTTAAATGTACTGATATTCATTTGTAAATACACAGGTATTATTTGGGTGCTTCAGTTATTTACAAAATTATTTGGCAAAGGGGCACATGGTGAAAGTGTTTTAAGTAGAGAAGATTTTTCTGCCATGACAGATATTGCAGAGCAAGAAGGTGTTTTTCAAGAAAGCGAAGGTACGGTAATTCGAAATATGCTTAATTTTAAAGAAGTTCAAGCCAAGCATATTATGACACCGCGTACGGTTCTTACTACTGCTGATGAAAACCAAAGCATTGAATCTTTCTTTAACGAAAACAGACCTTTACGCTTTTCAAGAATTCCTGTATATTCTGAAAACCCCGATAATATTACGGGCTATGTTTTAAAAGACCAACTTTTGCTTTCTTTGGTAGATAACAAAGGAAACGAGCCTTTAAAAACCATTAAAAGAGATATTATCATCGCCAATAGAGAATTATCGATTCCTAATTTATTTGAAAAATTAATAGAGCAAAGAGAGCATTTAGCCTTAGTTGTTGATGAGTACGGAGCCGTAAGTGGCTTGGTTACTCAAGAAGATGTTATAGAAACGCTTTTGGGATATGAAATTATGGACGAAAGCGACAACGTTGCCAACCTACAAAGTTTAGCAAGAAAAAGCTGGGAACAGCGTGCTAAAAGGCTAGGGATTATTAATGATTCTGAAACGGAAACAACCGAATAA
- the tig gene encoding trigger factor, with translation MNITKENVDALNAVVKVDIVAEDYQDKVTKVLNDYRKTANIPGFRKGHVPMGMVKKQYGKSVMIDEVNKLLQESLNKFLVEEKLDILGNPLPRVQEDFNWDADKFSFEFELGLAPEFEVNLQPENKVTQYNIVATDELIEKEIENIQSRYGKMSAKDEVTEETNVTGTFVNEEKEINKKSTISVKDIKGKANVEMFVGAKVGDVLELETKDLFEDEHKLQGALGVSHDEVHDLDIPVTFTIEEITEIEPAELDQELFDKLFADGSVKTVTELKDKIKEDAERQFQQQADQQLLNAITENLVDNTKFDLPAEFLQKWLQTAGEKELSTEEAIEEYNKSEKGLRYQLIEGKIMKDNDIKLDYAELVDYAKGFIRAQMAQFGNMNPEEKELDDIAGRILQNQDEARRLQEQLISQKLLAFYKENMSFDTKEVSYEDFIKEVYK, from the coding sequence ATGAATATAACAAAAGAAAACGTAGATGCATTAAATGCAGTTGTAAAAGTTGATATTGTTGCAGAAGATTATCAAGATAAAGTAACAAAAGTATTAAACGATTACCGTAAAACGGCTAACATTCCTGGATTTAGAAAAGGTCATGTACCAATGGGAATGGTAAAAAAGCAATACGGAAAATCAGTAATGATCGATGAAGTAAACAAGCTTTTACAAGAATCGTTAAATAAATTCTTAGTTGAAGAAAAGTTAGATATCTTAGGTAATCCATTACCAAGAGTTCAAGAAGATTTCAATTGGGATGCTGACAAGTTCTCTTTTGAATTTGAATTAGGATTAGCTCCTGAATTTGAGGTAAACTTACAACCAGAGAACAAAGTAACACAATATAACATTGTTGCTACCGACGAGTTAATCGAAAAAGAAATTGAAAACATTCAATCTCGTTACGGTAAAATGTCTGCCAAAGACGAAGTTACAGAAGAAACGAATGTAACAGGTACTTTTGTAAACGAAGAGAAAGAAATCAACAAAAAATCTACTATTTCTGTAAAAGATATCAAAGGAAAAGCAAATGTAGAAATGTTTGTAGGAGCCAAAGTAGGAGACGTTTTAGAATTAGAAACTAAAGACTTATTCGAAGACGAGCACAAGTTACAAGGAGCTTTAGGCGTGTCTCACGACGAAGTTCACGACCTAGACATTCCTGTAACATTTACCATTGAAGAAATTACTGAAATAGAACCAGCAGAGTTAGATCAAGAATTATTCGATAAGTTATTTGCTGACGGAAGTGTAAAAACTGTGACTGAATTAAAAGACAAAATTAAAGAAGACGCAGAAAGACAATTCCAACAACAAGCAGACCAACAATTGCTAAACGCAATTACCGAAAACTTAGTAGATAATACGAAGTTCGATTTACCAGCTGAATTCTTACAAAAGTGGTTGCAAACTGCAGGAGAAAAAGAATTATCTACTGAAGAAGCAATCGAAGAATACAACAAGTCTGAAAAAGGATTACGTTACCAATTAATCGAAGGAAAGATTATGAAGGATAACGATATTAAATTAGACTATGCAGAGTTAGTAGATTATGCTAAAGGATTTATTAGAGCGCAAATGGCACAATTTGGTAATATGAATCCAGAAGAAAAAGAATTAGATGATATCGCAGGAAGAATCTTACAAAATCAAGACGAAGCACGTCGTTTACAAGAGCAACTAATTTCTCAAAAATTATTAGCTTTTTATAAAGAGAACATGAGTTTTGATACAAAAGAAGTTTCTTACGAAGATTTTATCAAAGAAGTATACAAGTAA
- a CDS encoding phage holin family protein: protein MRTFLKILLTALAVIVLAKILPGVTVSGYTTAVIVAVVIALLNLIVRPLLVFFTLPATIITLGLFLFVINAVIILLADKLVSGFAVSGFFTALLFSVLLSVFRSLLFSLLKEGDE, encoded by the coding sequence ATGAGAACATTTTTAAAGATATTATTAACAGCATTGGCAGTAATTGTATTGGCAAAAATTTTACCAGGAGTAACCGTGTCTGGCTATACTACTGCAGTAATTGTAGCAGTAGTTATTGCGTTGTTAAACCTAATTGTGCGTCCGTTATTAGTGTTTTTTACACTACCAGCCACCATTATTACGCTAGGGTTGTTCCTTTTTGTAATTAATGCAGTTATCATATTACTGGCAGATAAATTGGTGTCAGGATTTGCGGTAAGCGGTTTTTTTACAGCACTTTTATTTAGTGTATTGCTGTCAGTTTTCAGATCGCTACTCTTTTCACTATTAAAAGAAGGAGACGAATAA
- a CDS encoding TlpA family protein disulfide reductase: MINNIITSIKVTDFHQNEVDILTKYANKILLLLFYNNACLGCTGRAIPLAYQFKQTYQDIEVIGIHSNFNSNTVSKEDILSIFTVNELPFPIYIDNDHKMYDFFQSEGTPQWVLLTPKGEVYRSIFGSQENAQNRLYYALESLTQNNG; encoded by the coding sequence GTGATAAACAACATTATAACCTCTATAAAAGTCACCGATTTTCATCAAAATGAAGTGGATATTCTTACAAAGTATGCTAACAAGATTCTATTATTATTGTTTTACAACAATGCTTGCTTGGGCTGTACTGGTAGAGCTATTCCGCTAGCGTATCAATTCAAGCAAACTTATCAAGACATTGAGGTTATTGGTATTCATAGTAACTTTAACAGCAACACTGTTTCTAAAGAGGATATTCTAAGTATTTTTACTGTTAACGAGCTTCCGTTTCCTATTTATATAGACAACGACCACAAAATGTATGATTTTTTTCAGTCGGAAGGAACGCCGCAATGGGTATTGCTTACCCCCAAAGGCGAAGTGTATCGCTCAATCTTCGGCTCGCAAGAGAATGCCCAAAACAGATTGTACTATGCTTTGGAAAGTTTAACTCAAAATAATGGTTAA
- a CDS encoding DUF983 domain-containing protein codes for MTSLHENCPKCNLKYMIEPSFFFGAMYVNYAIAVALFVAIFIIAKVFIGLSILHSFIAIVVVSLLLTPVSLRLSRIIWINLFVSYDKDAVKLKSER; via the coding sequence ATGACCTCTTTACACGAAAATTGCCCTAAGTGTAATTTGAAATACATGATAGAGCCTTCTTTTTTCTTTGGTGCCATGTATGTAAATTATGCGATTGCAGTTGCCTTATTTGTAGCTATTTTTATCATCGCAAAGGTATTTATTGGCTTAAGTATCTTACATAGTTTTATTGCTATTGTAGTCGTATCGTTATTATTAACTCCTGTTAGTTTACGATTATCGAGAATTATCTGGATTAACCTTTTTGTGAGTTATGATAAAGATGCTGTAAAACTAAAATCTGAGCGATAA
- a CDS encoding SufE family protein, whose translation MTIKEIQEEIIDEFSMFDDWMERYEYIIELGKSLPLINDAYKLDENLIKGCQSKVWLHSELKDDTIAFTADSDAILTKGIVALLLRVFSNQTPKAILEADTDFIDEIGLKEHLSPTRANGLVSMVKQIKMYAIAQQSKLTN comes from the coding sequence ATGACTATCAAAGAAATACAAGAAGAAATTATTGACGAGTTTTCGATGTTTGATGACTGGATGGAACGTTATGAGTACATTATCGAACTAGGCAAATCGCTGCCGTTAATAAATGACGCATACAAGTTAGATGAAAACTTAATCAAAGGATGCCAATCGAAAGTATGGTTGCATTCTGAATTAAAAGACGATACTATTGCGTTTACTGCCGATAGCGATGCTATTTTAACTAAAGGAATTGTCGCCTTATTATTAAGAGTGTTTTCTAACCAAACACCAAAGGCTATTTTAGAGGCAGATACTGATTTTATTGATGAAATTGGTTTAAAAGAGCATTTAAGCCCGACTCGTGCTAACGGATTGGTATCTATGGTAAAGCAAATAAAAATGTATGCCATTGCACAGCAAAGTAAGTTGACAAATTAA
- the clpX gene encoding ATP-dependent Clp protease ATP-binding subunit ClpX translates to MSKEENLQCSFCGRKKPETDLLIAGLDAHICDKCIEQAHGIVEEEIAEARTSDLSKDLTLKKPKEIKDFLDEYIIGQDQTKRAMSVAVYNHYKRLLQTRDDEDEVEIEKSNIILVGETGTGKTLVARTIAKMLNVPFSIVDATVLTQAGYVGEDVESILSRLLQAADYDVEKAERGIVFIDEIDKIARKGDNPSITRDVSGEGVQQALLKLLEGAVVNVAPKGGRKHPEQKFIEVNTKDILFIAGGAFSGIDRIISKRLNMQAVGYSASVEEDKVDHDNLLQYITPLDLKSFGLIPEIIGRLPVLSYMNPLDEKTLRAILTEPKNSIIKQYTKLFAMDDVEFSMTEEALQFIVSKAVEYKLGARGLRSLCEAILTDAMFEMPSSEEKEFKVTKEYAEAKLTKSALKKLKAAS, encoded by the coding sequence ATGTCGAAAGAAGAAAATTTACAATGTTCCTTTTGTGGGCGTAAAAAACCAGAAACCGATTTGTTAATCGCAGGTTTAGATGCACATATATGCGATAAATGTATTGAGCAAGCTCATGGAATTGTAGAAGAGGAAATAGCTGAAGCTAGAACAAGTGATTTATCAAAAGATCTTACGTTAAAGAAGCCGAAAGAAATTAAAGATTTTTTAGATGAATACATCATCGGGCAAGATCAAACCAAAAGAGCCATGTCTGTAGCAGTATACAATCACTATAAAAGATTGTTGCAAACCAGAGATGATGAAGATGAGGTAGAGATTGAAAAATCAAACATTATTTTAGTTGGAGAAACAGGAACCGGAAAAACCTTGGTTGCTCGTACCATCGCCAAAATGTTAAACGTACCATTTTCTATTGTAGATGCTACTGTATTAACCCAAGCAGGTTATGTTGGAGAAGACGTAGAAAGTATTTTAAGCCGTTTGTTGCAAGCAGCCGATTATGATGTTGAAAAAGCAGAAAGAGGTATTGTATTTATTGATGAAATAGACAAGATAGCACGCAAAGGAGATAATCCGTCAATTACTCGAGATGTTTCTGGAGAAGGAGTGCAACAAGCATTGTTAAAGCTGTTGGAAGGAGCTGTGGTAAACGTGGCTCCAAAAGGAGGAAGGAAGCATCCAGAACAAAAGTTTATTGAGGTAAATACCAAAGATATTTTATTTATAGCAGGAGGGGCATTTTCTGGTATCGATAGAATTATAAGCAAGCGTTTAAATATGCAAGCAGTTGGGTATAGTGCTTCGGTAGAAGAAGATAAAGTCGATCACGATAATTTATTGCAGTACATTACTCCGTTAGATTTAAAATCTTTTGGTTTAATTCCAGAAATTATAGGTCGCTTGCCTGTGTTGAGTTATATGAATCCGTTAGATGAAAAAACGTTGAGAGCTATTTTAACGGAGCCTAAAAATTCTATAATAAAGCAATACACCAAACTCTTTGCGATGGATGATGTTGAGTTTTCGATGACAGAGGAGGCTTTGCAGTTTATTGTGAGTAAAGCGGTAGAATATAAATTAGGAGCTCGTGGATTGCGTTCTTTGTGTGAAGCTATTTTAACAGATGCCATGTTTGAAATGCCAAGCTCAGAAGAAAAAGAGTTTAAAGTAACAAAAGAATACGCAGAAGCAAAACTAACAAAATCAGCCTTAAAAAAATTAAAAGCAGCTTCTTAG
- the clpP gene encoding ATP-dependent Clp endopeptidase proteolytic subunit ClpP — protein MDYGKEFEKYATKHHGINSNYLGKITSSLTPYIMEERQMNITQMDVFSRLMMDRIIFLGTGINDQVANVIQAQLLFLESVDATKDISIYINSPGGGVYAGLGIYDTMQFIKPDVATICTGMAASMGAVLMCAGEKGKRSALPHSRIMIHQPLGGAQGQASDIEITAREILKLKDELYEIIAKHSGQTIEKVNKDSDRDYWMKAEEAKAYGMVDEILIRK, from the coding sequence ATGGATTACGGAAAAGAGTTCGAAAAATACGCAACAAAACACCACGGAATAAATAGCAACTACCTAGGAAAAATAACCAGTAGCTTAACTCCATACATTATGGAAGAACGCCAAATGAACATTACTCAAATGGATGTTTTCTCTCGTTTAATGATGGATAGAATCATTTTTTTAGGTACAGGAATTAACGACCAAGTTGCGAATGTAATTCAAGCGCAATTGTTATTCTTAGAAAGTGTAGATGCTACTAAAGATATTTCAATCTATATCAACTCACCAGGAGGTGGAGTGTATGCAGGTTTAGGTATTTACGATACCATGCAATTTATTAAACCAGATGTAGCTACCATTTGTACAGGTATGGCAGCTTCTATGGGAGCCGTATTAATGTGTGCAGGAGAAAAAGGAAAGCGTTCAGCATTGCCACACTCTCGCATTATGATTCACCAACCATTAGGTGGAGCACAAGGACAAGCATCGGATATTGAAATTACAGCTCGTGAAATCTTAAAATTGAAAGATGAGTTGTACGAAATTATCGCCAAGCATTCAGGTCAAACCATAGAAAAAGTAAACAAAGATTCTGATAGAGATTACTGGATGAAAGCCGAAGAAGCAAAAGCTTACGGAATGGTAGACGAAATTTTAATTAGAAAATAA
- a CDS encoding PfkB family carbohydrate kinase encodes MSKLLAVGTVAFDAIETPFGKTDKILGGSGTFVGLAASQFGVQTGVVSVVGGDFPKSYLEMMNEKGINTDGIEIVEEGKTFFWSGRYHNDMNSRDTLVTELNVLENFQPVVPEAFKDAPVVMLGNLHPLTQASVLDQMNERPKLVVLDTMNFWMDIALNDLHEVLKRVDVITINDEEARQLSGEYSLVNAAKKIHEMGPKYVVIKKGEHGALLFNEGNMFFAPALPLAEVFDPTGAGDTFAGGFCGYLAKTEDITFENMKSAIIYGSNLASFCVEKFGTQRMEELTSEEVQARLQAFKELTQFDIALS; translated from the coding sequence ATGAGTAAATTATTAGCAGTAGGAACCGTGGCATTTGATGCTATCGAAACACCCTTTGGAAAAACTGACAAAATTTTAGGAGGTTCAGGAACGTTTGTTGGTTTAGCCGCTTCACAATTTGGAGTGCAAACAGGAGTGGTTTCTGTAGTAGGAGGAGATTTTCCGAAATCATACTTAGAGATGATGAATGAAAAAGGAATCAATACCGATGGAATTGAAATCGTTGAAGAGGGAAAAACATTCTTTTGGAGCGGAAGGTATCACAACGATATGAACTCTCGTGACACCTTGGTAACCGAACTAAACGTATTAGAAAATTTTCAACCTGTAGTTCCAGAAGCATTTAAAGATGCACCTGTTGTAATGTTAGGAAATTTACACCCATTAACTCAAGCATCGGTTTTAGACCAAATGAATGAACGACCAAAGCTAGTAGTATTAGATACAATGAATTTTTGGATGGATATCGCATTAAACGATTTACATGAAGTTTTAAAACGTGTAGATGTTATTACGATTAACGATGAGGAAGCACGTCAGTTAAGTGGAGAGTATTCGTTGGTTAATGCAGCAAAGAAAATCCATGAAATGGGGCCAAAATACGTAGTTATAAAAAAAGGAGAACACGGAGCGTTATTGTTTAACGAAGGAAATATGTTCTTTGCACCGGCATTGCCATTAGCAGAAGTGTTTGACCCTACAGGAGCTGGCGATACTTTCGCAGGAGGTTTTTGTGGCTATTTAGCGAAAACAGAAGATATAACATTCGAAAATATGAAAAGTGCTATTATTTACGGCTCGAACTTAGCATCGTTCTGTGTTGAAAAATTCGGAACACAACGCATGGAAGAATTAACGAGCGAAGAAGTACAGGCACGCTTACAAGCGTTTAAAGAATTAACACAGTTTGATATAGCATTATCATAA
- a CDS encoding DUF2480 family protein, with translation MADEIINRVANSQLITIDLEDFYPEGKRVLFDIKDWLFEELILREKDFRASAEEHDWSQYQNCYVSLTCSADAIIPSWAYLLLATKLTPFAKKVMVGDLVLLETLVYQEVIKQLDLTEYEDKPVIIKGCSNKPIPPSAYTLLIEKIKPIAKTIMFGEACSTVPLYKRKK, from the coding sequence ATGGCAGACGAAATCATAAACAGAGTCGCAAATAGTCAACTTATTACTATTGATTTGGAGGATTTTTATCCTGAAGGCAAGCGTGTGTTATTTGATATTAAAGATTGGTTATTTGAAGAATTAATTCTTCGTGAAAAAGACTTTAGAGCATCTGCTGAAGAACACGACTGGTCGCAATATCAAAACTGTTATGTTTCTTTAACTTGTTCTGCTGATGCTATTATACCTTCTTGGGCGTATCTTTTATTGGCTACGAAACTCACTCCCTTCGCAAAAAAGGTGATGGTTGGTGATTTGGTGTTGTTAGAGACCTTAGTATATCAAGAGGTTATCAAACAACTTGACCTTACTGAGTATGAAGATAAACCCGTAATTATCAAAGGGTGTAGTAATAAACCCATTCCCCCATCTGCATATACCCTATTAATAGAAAAAATTAAACCTATCGCTAAAACCATTATGTTTGGTGAGGCTTGTTCAACCGTACCTCTTTATAAGAGAAAGAAATAA
- a CDS encoding amidophosphoribosyltransferase, translating into MSDAIKHECGIAMVRLKKSLQYYKDKYGTAFYGVNKMYLLMEKQHNRGQDGAGLASIKFNVAPGIRYISRIRSNQSQPIQDIFGKINERINGVFEENPDKVDDVKWQEENVPYIGNLFLGHVRYGTFGKNSIESVHPFLRQSNWKHQSLIVAGNFNMTNSKQLLNDLIELGQHPKEFTDTVTVMEKIGHFLESEVSDLYLKAKEEGFNKKEASPYIEENLDIQRILKRSAKNWDGGYAMAGLLGHGDAFVLRDPSAIRPAFFYEDDEVVVVASERPVIQTVFNVPIDTIKEIDRGHALIIKKNGQTTLSPILEQRPKKACSFERIYFSRGSDASIYEERKNLGKYVFSEVLKSINNDIENTVFSYIPNTAETSFFGMMEAAEDVLNQQKTEAILVGGGKLSKERVIEILSKRPRFEKIAIKDAKLRTFITDDSSRDDLVAHVYDVTYGVVKPTDNLVIIDDSIVRGTTLKKSIIKILDRLDPKKIVVVSSAPQIRYPDCYGIDMAKINDFIAFKAALELLKETGQYHIVDEVYQKCKQQESSEDKDVVNYVKEIYAPFTYEQVSVKIAQMLRTPEIKAEVEVIFQPISGLHKACPDHLGDWYFTGDYPTDGGHRVVNQAFINFYEGNNKRAY; encoded by the coding sequence ATGAGTGACGCTATTAAACACGAATGTGGAATTGCAATGGTTCGTTTAAAGAAATCATTACAATACTATAAAGATAAATACGGTACTGCGTTTTATGGTGTAAACAAAATGTACCTGCTAATGGAAAAACAGCACAATAGAGGGCAAGATGGTGCTGGATTAGCAAGTATAAAATTCAATGTAGCTCCAGGAATAAGATACATAAGCAGAATTCGCTCTAATCAATCACAACCTATTCAAGATATCTTCGGAAAAATTAACGAACGCATTAATGGAGTTTTTGAAGAAAACCCTGATAAGGTAGACGATGTAAAATGGCAAGAAGAAAACGTACCCTATATTGGCAACTTATTTTTAGGGCACGTTCGTTATGGTACCTTTGGTAAAAACTCTATAGAGAGTGTACACCCTTTCTTGCGTCAAAGCAACTGGAAACATCAAAGCTTAATTGTTGCCGGAAACTTTAACATGACTAATTCTAAGCAATTGTTAAACGATTTAATTGAGTTAGGGCAACACCCAAAAGAGTTTACCGATACGGTAACCGTGATGGAAAAAATAGGTCATTTCTTAGAATCAGAAGTTTCCGATTTGTACTTAAAAGCTAAAGAAGAAGGGTTTAATAAAAAAGAAGCATCGCCCTATATTGAAGAAAACTTAGATATTCAGCGTATTTTAAAACGCTCTGCTAAAAACTGGGATGGAGGGTATGCCATGGCAGGATTGTTAGGTCATGGAGATGCCTTTGTGTTAAGAGACCCATCAGCAATTCGCCCAGCCTTCTTTTATGAAGACGATGAAGTAGTAGTGGTGGCTTCAGAGCGTCCTGTAATTCAAACCGTATTCAATGTGCCCATCGACACCATTAAAGAAATTGATAGAGGACACGCTTTAATTATTAAGAAAAACGGACAAACCACACTTTCGCCAATTTTAGAGCAACGCCCTAAAAAAGCATGTTCTTTCGAGCGCATCTACTTTTCAAGAGGAAGCGATGCATCTATTTATGAAGAACGTAAAAATTTAGGAAAATATGTTTTTTCAGAAGTGTTGAAGTCTATCAATAACGATATTGAAAACACAGTGTTTTCTTACATACCAAACACAGCAGAAACCTCGTTTTTTGGAATGATGGAAGCAGCAGAAGATGTGTTAAATCAGCAAAAAACAGAAGCTATTTTAGTAGGAGGAGGAAAGCTTTCAAAAGAAAGAGTGATTGAAATTCTTTCTAAAAGACCTCGTTTCGAAAAGATAGCGATTAAGGATGCAAAATTGCGTACGTTCATTACAGACGATAGCAGTCGTGATGATTTGGTAGCGCACGTGTATGATGTGACTTACGGAGTGGTGAAGCCAACAGACAATTTGGTAATTATTGACGATAGTATTGTAAGAGGTACTACCTTGAAAAAAAGTATTATTAAGATTTTAGACCGATTGGATCCTAAAAAAATAGTAGTGGTTTCTTCAGCACCTCAAATTCGATACCCAGATTGTTATGGTATTGATATGGCAAAAATCAACGATTTTATTGCGTTCAAAGCTGCGTTAGAATTGTTAAAAGAAACAGGACAATATCACATTGTAGATGAAGTATATCAGAAATGCAAGCAACAAGAAAGTAGTGAGGATAAAGACGTGGTAAACTATGTAAAAGAAATATATGCGCCTTTTACTTACGAGCAGGTTTCGGTAAAAATAGCACAAATGCTAAGAACCCCTGAGATAAAGGCAGAAGTTGAGGTGATTTTCCAACCAATAAGTGGTTTACACAAAGCCTGTCCTGATCATTTAGGAGATTGGTATTTTACAGGAGATTATCCAACAGATGGAGGGCACCGAGTAGTAAATCAAGCATTTATCAATTTTTACGAAGGAAATAATAAAAGAGCTTATTAA